Proteins encoded in a region of the Sugiyamaella lignohabitans strain CBS 10342 chromosome B, complete sequence genome:
- the RRP15 gene encoding Rrp15p (Nucleolar protein; constituent of pre-60S ribosomal particles; required for proper processing of the 27S pre-rRNA at the A3 and B1 sites to yield mature 5.8S and 25S rRNAs; GO_component: GO:0005730 - nucleolus [Evidence IEA]; GO_component: GO:0005730 - nucleolus [Evidence IDA] [PMID 14562095]; GO_component: GO:0005634 - nucleus [Evidence IEA]; GO_component: GO:0005634 - nucleus [Evidence IDA] [PMID 14562095]; GO_component: GO:0030687 - preribosome, large subunit precursor [Evidence IDA] [PMID 15769876]; GO_function: GO:0003674 - molecular_function [Evidence ND]; GO_process: GO:0000466 - maturation of 5.8S rRNA from tricistronic rRNA transcript (SSU-rRNA, 5.8S rRNA, LSU-rRNA) [Evidence IMP] [PMID 15769876]; GO_process: GO:0000463 - maturation of LSU-rRNA from tricistronic rRNA transcript (SSU-rRNA, 5.8S rRNA, LSU-rRNA) [Evidence IMP] [PMID 15769876]; GO_process: GO:0006364 - rRNA processing [Evidence IEA]; GO_process: GO:0042254 - ribosome biogenesis [Evidence IEA]), whose amino-acid sequence MAKGSTNVQASKPKGSIKLQKKADVSPPQLKRKREEEAQEEEDEDASEDNEEEDSDDFEGDSGDYSDDLNDEFSEAEADSSEMEDDQFESEDENVPSKSRLEAKKEKEQESFAKAMSAILQSKVKAHDRENPILVRSKKTAKDLETSRLDAKARRALAAEKKQVQDKDRVRNLLEVRPQEDGSEPQTVQQLLEQEKKLRKIAQRGVVRLFNAVLASQTVVNTASNSGEKILGLTKKEEQMTEMSKDTFLDLIRSGGKK is encoded by the coding sequence ATGGCTAAAGGTTCAACTAATGTACAAGCCAGTAAGCCAAAGGGCAGTATCAAATTACAGAAAAAGGCTGATGTCAGCCCACCACAATTAAAACGAAAGAGAGAGGAAGAGGCccaagaggaagaagacgaagacgcAAGCGAGGAtaatgaagaggaagataGCGATGACTTTGAGGGAGACAGTGGAGATTACAGTGATGATTTAAATGATGAGTTTAGTGAGGCAGAGGCTGATAGTAGCGAGATGGAAGATGATCAATTCGAATCCGAAGATGAGAATGTCCCTTCTAAGAGTAGATTAGAAGCTAAGAAGGAAAAAGAGCAAGAATCATTTGCAAAAGCCATGTCGGCAATCCTTCAGTCAAAAGTAAAGGCACATGATAGAGAAAATCCTATTCTTGTGCGGTCCAAAAAAACTGCCAAGGATCTTGAAACCTCGAGGCTAGACGCTAAAGCTCGTAGAGctttggctgctgaaaagaaacaagtaCAAGATAAGGACAGAGTTCGCAATCTTTTAGAGGTGAGGCCACAGGAGGATGGATCCGAACCTCAAACCGTTCAACAACTGTTAGAGCAAGAGAAGAAACTACGAAAAATTGCTCAGCGCGGTGTTGTTCGTTTATTCAACGCCGTTCTTGCATCTCAAACTGTGGTAAATACTGCTTCAAACTCTGGTGAAAAGATTCTTGGTTTGacgaaaaaagaagaacaaatgACAGAAATGTCTAAAGATACGTTTCTGGATCTGATCAGATCAGGTGGTAAAAAGTAA
- the KAR3 gene encoding Kar3p (Minus-end-directed microtubule motor; functions in mitosis and meiosis, localizes to the spindle pole body and localization is dependent on functional Cik1p, required for nuclear fusion during mating; potential Cdc28p substrate; GO_component: GO:0005737 - cytoplasm [Evidence IEA]; GO_component: GO:0005881 - cytoplasmic microtubule [Evidence IDA] [PMID 2138512]; GO_component: GO:0005856 - cytoskeleton [Evidence IEA,IEA]; GO_component: GO:0016021 - integral component of membrane [Evidence ISM] [PMID 12192589]; GO_component: GO:0005871 - kinesin complex [Evidence IEA]; GO_component: GO:0005874 - microtubule [Evidence IEA]; GO_component: GO:0005874 - microtubule [Evidence IDA] [PMID 14562095]; GO_component: GO:0005634 - nucleus [Evidence IEA,IEA]; GO_component: GO:0005634 - nucleus [Evidence IDA] [PMID 14562095]; GO_component: GO:0000922 - spindle pole [Evidence IDA] [PMID 14562095]; GO_component: GO:0005816 - spindle pole body [Evidence IEA]; GO_component: GO:0005816 - spindle pole body [Evidence IDA] [PMID 11729143]; GO_component: GO:0005816 - spindle pole body [Evidence IDA] [PMID 2138512]; GO_component: GO:0005816 - spindle pole body [Evidence IDA] [PMID 8106549]; GO_function: GO:0005524 - ATP binding [Evidence IEA,IEA]; GO_function: GO:0008017 - microtubule binding [Evidence IEA]; GO_function: GO:0008017 - microtubule binding [Evidence IDA] [PMID 22734002]; GO_function: GO:0003777 - microtubule motor activity [Evidence IEA]; GO_function: GO:0008569 - minus-end-directed microtubule motor activity [Evidence IDA] [PMID 8041770]; GO_function: GO:0000166 - nucleotide binding [Evidence IEA]; GO_function: GO:0046982 - protein heterodimerization activity [Evidence IPI] [PMID 16107877]; GO_process: GO:0007049 - cell cycle [Evidence IEA]; GO_process: GO:0051301 - cell division [Evidence IEA]; GO_process: GO:0000741 - karyogamy [Evidence IEA]; GO_process: GO:0000742 - karyogamy involved in conjugation with cellular fusion [Evidence IMP] [PMID 2138512]; GO_process: GO:0007126 - meiotic nuclear division [Evidence IDA,IMP] [PMID 11729143]; GO_process: GO:0008152 - metabolic process [Evidence IEA]; GO_process: GO:0007018 - microtubule-based movement [Evidence IEA]; GO_process: GO:0007067 - mitotic nuclear division [Evidence IGI] [PMID 9201713]; GO_process: GO:0007064 - mitotic sister chromatid cohesion [Evidence IGI,IMP] [PMID 14742714]; GO_process: GO:0000743 - nuclear migration involved in conjugation with cellular fusion [Evidence IMP] [PMID 16380440]; GO_process: GO:0000743 - nuclear migration involved in conjugation with cellular fusion [Evidence IMP] [PMID 19386762]; GO_process: GO:0000743 - nuclear migration involved in conjugation with cellular fusion [Evidence IMP] [PMID 2138512]) has product MELQFLENIPPKTNNANSNATRLQRPTTVRKPTLKSSIPSSRSVLQERQNIEVTSSKPYSVKRTALPISRNVPIQGRSIKELAPQNHISAIPSIEPRQDQSETHLQTEIARLRTDEAKLKFERDKLEDKLKAFHDKATEREDTIRREKDQIINSLQNELHSTKDACHLKIVEFQREYNDALSEKIESERQRYQELLSQQQSHYQTQLETHRQQIEHEKQLEKAASEQKLLHEMELIKHEYERENQKLIFEVENSRSELEKIREESSRQLQEVVGELKRENLRLITELQEELKQKEHMYSQEKEAFLTQLQSQREQLNQNMTQISIQARELETTKMQLTDALANSHSHQTLEKSQQSTIYELQLLLRTAEEHKNIAEKERDIAKEKLFKEETVRRKLHNQLQELKGNIRVFCRVRPPLQSEQNNQPVAKITFPDKDMESQQLLVCGPASESAVGSVTTKVHPFAFDKVFPPSSSNEEVFDEVSELIQSALDGYNVCIFAYGQTGSGKTYTMSGNNGMIPKAVTKIFEASETLKERGWRYVITGEFLEIYNETMRDLLNSSEENKLEIRHDAKQQKTSIINITSVKLDSPSTVYSVLRQADSNRSVAATAANERSSRSHSVFILRITGENVETGEKSEGTLNLIDLAGSERLAHSQATGIRLKETQAINKSLSYLGDVICALGSEDKSHIPYRNSKLTYLLQYSLSGNSKTLMFVNVSPLEPHVNESLSSLRFATKVNNTKMKK; this is encoded by the coding sequence ATGGAACTACAGTTCTTGGAGAACATACCTCCAAAAACTAATAATGCTAATTCGAATGCCACCCGCTTACAGCGACCCACAACAGTTCGTAAACCGACACTCAAGAGTTCAATACCAAGCAGTCGGAGTGTTTTACAAGAAAGGCAAAATATCGAAGTAACATCTTCCAAACCATATTCTGTCAAACGTACTGCACTTCCAATATCTAGAAATGTGCCAATTCAAGGAAGGTCAATCAAAGAGCTGGCCCCTCAGAACCACATCTCAGCTATTCCTTCTATTGAACCAAGGCAAGACCAATCAGAAACACACCTACAGACAGAGATAGCTCGACTACGAACCGATGAAGCCAAACTGAAATTTGAAAGAGACAAGTTAGAGGATAAGCTGAAAGCATTCCACGACAAAGCTACCGAAAGAGAGGACACAATAAGGCGAGAGAAAGACCAGATAATCAACTCTCTTCAGAACGAACTACACTCCACAAAGGATGCGTGCCATTTGAAAATTGTCGAATTTCAACGAGAATATAACGATGCTTTGTCAGAGAAAATAGAATCAGAACGCCAAAGGTATCAAGAGTTGCTCAGTCAACAGCAATCGCATTATCAGACTCAACTTGAAACTCATCGTCAACAAATTGAACATGAAAAGCAGTTAGAGAAAGCGGCATCAGAGCAGAAATTGCTACATGAAATGGAGTTGATAAAGCATGAGTATGAAAGAGAAAACCAGAAGCTCATTTTTGAAGTGGAGAACAGCAGATCTGAACTCGAGAAAATAAGAGAGGAATCATCTAGACAGTTACAGGAAGTAGTAGGCGAACTCAAGAGAGAGAATCTCAGGTTGATTACAGAACTCCAGGAAGAactaaaacaaaaagagcATATGTATAGTCAAGAGAAGGAAGCTTTCTTAACTCAATTGCAATCACAGAGAGAACAGCTGAACCAAAACATGACACAAATTTCGATTCAAGCGCGCGAACTAGAAACGACAAAGATGCAACTGACGGATGCACTTGCTAATTCACATAGCCATCAAACTCTTGAAAAGTCACAGCAATCGACAATCTATGAATTACAGTTGCTTTTGAGGACAGCTGAAGAGCATAAAAACATTgctgagaaagaaagagatATTGCCAAGGAGAAACTATTTAAAGAGGAGACCGTTCGCAGGAAATTACATAACCAACTACAAGAGCTCAAAGGAAATATCAGAGTATTTTGTCGAGTTCGACCTCCACTTCAATCTGAACAAAATAATCAACCGGTTGCTAAGATTACATTTCCAGACAAGGATATGGAGAGTCAACAATTGTTGGTATGTGGACCAGCATCTGAATCTGCTGTTGGTTCAGTGACTACCAAGGTTCATCCTTTTGCATTTGATAAAGTATTCCCTccgtcatcatcaaatgAAGAGGTTTTTGACGAGGTGTCCGAGCTAATCCAGAGTGCGCTTGACGGGTATAATGTCTGTATTTTTGCATATGGTCAGACAGGATCGGGAAAAACATATACCATGTCTGGCAACAATGGTATGATTCCAAAGGCAGTAaccaaaatatttgaagCTAGCGAAACATTGAAAGAACGTGGATGGAGATACGTCATTACGGGTGAATTTTTGGAGATTTATAACGAGACAATGCGAGATTTGCTCAACAGttcagaagaaaacaaactggAAATCCGCCATGATGCCAAGCAGCAAAAGACGTccattataaatatcacaAGTGTCAAGCTAGACTCTCCGTCAACTGTTTATTCGGTGCTGAGGCAGGCTGACAGTAATCGGTCAGTTGCCGCCACAGCAGCGAATGAAAGGTCTTCGCGTTCTCACAGTGTGTTCATTCTTCGTATCACGGGAGAAAACGTCGAGACAGGTGAGAAGTCGGAAGGAACGCTTAATCTTATTGATCTTGCTGGTTCAGAGCGGTTAGCACATTCTCAGGCAACTGGCATTAGGCTCAAGGAGACACAAGCTATTAACAAGAGCTTAAGCTATCTTGGAGATGTCATTTGTGCACTAGGGAGCGAAGATAAATCGCACATACCATATCGAAACTCCAAACTGACATATCTCCTTCAATACTCGCTCAGTGGCAACTCTAAGACATTGATGTTTGTTAATGTGTCACCTTTAGAACCACATGTAAACGAGTCGTTGAGCTCTCTGAGGTTTGCCACTAAAGTCAATAATaccaaaatgaaaaagtaA
- the YAH1 gene encoding Yah1p (Ferredoxin of the mitochondrial matrix; required for formation of cellular iron-sulfur proteins; involved in heme A biosynthesis; homologous to human adrenodoxin; GO_component: GO:0005759 - mitochondrial matrix [Evidence IEA]; GO_component: GO:0005759 - mitochondrial matrix [Evidence IDA] [PMID 10375636]; GO_component: GO:0005739 - mitochondrion [Evidence IEA]; GO_function: GO:0051537 - 2 iron, 2 sulfur cluster binding [Evidence IEA]; GO_function: GO:0009055 - electron carrier activity [Evidence IEA]; GO_function: GO:0051536 - iron-sulfur cluster binding [Evidence IEA,IEA]; GO_function: GO:0046872 - metal ion binding [Evidence IEA]; GO_function: GO:0016653 - oxidoreductase activity, acting on NAD(P)H, heme protein as acceptor [Evidence IGI,IMP] [PMID 11788607]; GO_process: GO:0006784 - heme a biosynthetic process [Evidence IGI,IMP] [PMID 11788607]; GO_process: GO:0016226 - iron-sulfur cluster assembly [Evidence IMP] [PMID 12970193]; GO_process: GO:0055114 - oxidation-reduction process [Evidence IEA]; GO_process: GO:0006744 - ubiquinone biosynthetic process [Evidence IMP] [PMID 20534343]; GO_process: GO:0006744 - ubiquinone biosynthetic process [Evidence IMP] [PMID 21944752]) — translation MTLRLISKLASPSALRRCALASSKSQAFGTASLLQRSAIRNAVSGPGGNIYTARSLHTTAIAHHGHVHKPNPGEELHVTFITKEGEQIQLEVAEGDNLLDIAQAHNMDMEGACGGSCACSTCHVIVDPDYYDKMEEPDDDENDMLDLAFGLTETSRLGCQIKMTKELDGVRVALPAMTRNLQARDFQ, via the coding sequence ATGACTCTGAGGTTAATATCTAAGTTAGCAAGCCCGTCTGCTTTGAGGCGTTGTGCTCTGGCTTCTTCTAAATCACAAGCTTTTGGAACCGCTTCGTTATTGCAAAGATCCGCTATTCGTAATGCTGTATCTGGCCCTGGTGGCAATATCTATACAGCACGATCTCTTCACACTACGGCCATTGCCCACCATGGTCATGTACATAAGCCCAATCCTGGTGAGGAGCTCCATGTGACATTTATCACTAAAGAAGGAGAACAGATTCAACTGGAGGTTGCCGAAGGGGATAATCTTCTCGATATTGCTCAAGCTCATAACATGGACATGGAAGGAGCATGTGGCGGATCTTGTGCATGCTCTACTTGCCACGTTATTGTGGATCCTGACTACTACGATAAAATGGAAGAAccagatgatgatgaaaatgatatgCTTGATCTTGCATTTGGACTCACTGAGACTTCCAGACTCGGCTGTCAAATTAAAATGACCAAGGAACTTGATGGCGTTCGGGTCGCACTTCCAGCTATGACTCGAAATTTACAAGCCCGTGATTTCCAATGA